A single region of the Chroococcidiopsis sp. TS-821 genome encodes:
- a CDS encoding ATP-binding protein: MNSAPEREFIRFNKILGKEASIGPIPANQLVPWIAIAMVCYTITNGFLSLGIQWFFATTFWLILSWWILNGNKPYKFIDQFKRPPGKDWCNGNKIYISPLPQERPRWIRQRYSDSVVRVRLKPKVVPNQYQGKSIFMPFQNDVNLCCIAEIKKDNREVSAFLLEQGKDQYQVVFMFKLEGLHDVLTRNEVSGFADQVTEGFKGIPAKERMTFCLGCYSEDLERQQQLEDLADDCQLAPIAVLLRNEQKRVRELTVKGTRQVWQQYIFCTWTASNTAESAHSDWWSKIESKLKFGILAAIAGNTKVYQEQFFQKLFVKAFQEGFIPWELLLTTKMGLNVTPCTKTEAWQWLWNRFNSATAPAIPQVITLEENSDDGYKLYETKTTEKHSVTVLIEGHNGESACPEHRESRDTVFIRGRGVNKQCGVVVMEEPPTGWISAREQLRWVWKCMSAGFIRDTEAWVEISLANNFLIQDNLARQAKQTKAAKTRAFTKGAGRDVGAEIKQEESFDAQRRLYEGMKALHCAPVFLVFRETQEELNVACNAFANNFDTAKLIRERNIAWELWLQTLPITTKRMLHSTDVLSSERRLTPDTQTIAGFLPLTLPKAIDRRGVEFVSDRGGKPIYIDLFDGGAKRLLVTGTSGSGKSVMVWRFALEAVANNIPVVGMDISSGGNSSFKTAVQLLGDRGAYFDISRGSSNLMEPPDLRRFKKEEQQRRMESWKESILKALLAIAMGKVNSPHLAQRVEAILRLTLDVFLREPDIIDRYNRAFEQGWKSQEWQQIPILADFTRYCTRERLNLRSFEDLDRQAINQINSQISALLVSRLGRAIGRPSTFSPEPVVKFFALSGLTSEQDAYLMAISAHAACIRNALSHPQSLFIGDELSVLLKKPGFAQMIGETCATGRKDGIAVCLIGQDPDSFYDCAAGPQIMQNLNYRLTGCITSAAALSFQKLLGYDPAIISQNATESFLPRRSDLFSYWLIEKDGRFWKTRFYPGEMMLAAVANNQDEQMARNRVMVKYPDTVLGKLQGLAEFTQAYIPALKEGTGLKQIGISAIKGSAIPTVTQASECGSALIDVAMLSDSDRPLAA; the protein is encoded by the coding sequence ATGAATTCAGCGCCAGAAAGAGAATTTATTCGGTTTAATAAAATTCTCGGTAAAGAAGCTAGTATTGGTCCAATTCCCGCCAACCAGCTTGTCCCCTGGATAGCGATCGCTATGGTGTGTTACACCATCACCAATGGATTTCTCAGTTTGGGAATTCAATGGTTCTTTGCCACAACATTTTGGCTGATTCTTAGCTGGTGGATTTTAAATGGCAATAAACCATACAAATTCATCGACCAGTTCAAAAGACCGCCTGGAAAAGATTGGTGCAACGGCAACAAAATTTATATTTCTCCCTTACCTCAAGAGCGACCTAGATGGATTCGCCAACGCTACAGCGATTCAGTTGTTCGAGTGCGTCTAAAGCCTAAAGTTGTGCCAAACCAGTATCAAGGGAAAAGTATTTTTATGCCATTCCAAAATGATGTCAATCTCTGTTGTATTGCAGAAATTAAAAAAGATAATCGAGAAGTTTCTGCTTTTTTATTAGAGCAGGGTAAAGACCAATATCAAGTGGTCTTCATGTTCAAACTAGAAGGGCTGCACGATGTACTGACCCGCAATGAAGTGTCGGGCTTTGCTGACCAAGTAACTGAAGGATTTAAGGGAATTCCAGCAAAAGAGCGAATGACCTTCTGTCTGGGGTGCTACAGCGAAGACTTAGAGCGGCAGCAGCAGTTAGAGGACTTGGCAGACGATTGCCAACTCGCTCCAATTGCAGTTTTGCTGAGAAACGAGCAGAAGCGGGTACGCGAACTAACTGTTAAAGGGACTCGCCAAGTCTGGCAGCAGTATATTTTTTGTACCTGGACTGCTAGCAACACTGCTGAGTCCGCTCACTCAGATTGGTGGAGCAAGATTGAATCCAAACTTAAGTTTGGCATACTTGCCGCGATCGCTGGCAACACCAAAGTCTACCAAGAGCAATTCTTCCAAAAACTATTTGTCAAAGCTTTTCAAGAGGGATTCATTCCTTGGGAGTTGTTACTCACAACCAAGATGGGGTTAAATGTCACGCCTTGCACTAAAACAGAAGCTTGGCAGTGGTTGTGGAATCGTTTCAACTCTGCTACGGCTCCAGCAATTCCACAAGTCATCACATTGGAAGAAAACAGCGATGATGGCTACAAGCTTTATGAAACCAAGACCACGGAAAAACATAGCGTTACGGTTTTGATTGAAGGGCACAATGGTGAATCTGCTTGCCCAGAACATCGGGAGAGCCGAGATACTGTATTCATCAGGGGTAGAGGTGTGAATAAACAGTGCGGTGTTGTAGTCATGGAAGAGCCACCAACGGGATGGATTTCTGCTAGAGAACAACTCCGCTGGGTATGGAAGTGCATGAGCGCCGGGTTTATCCGAGATACAGAAGCTTGGGTCGAGATTTCACTTGCGAATAATTTTTTGATTCAGGACAACCTAGCACGGCAAGCTAAACAGACTAAAGCCGCCAAAACTAGGGCTTTTACCAAAGGTGCAGGTCGAGATGTTGGGGCAGAGATCAAGCAGGAAGAATCGTTTGATGCTCAAAGGCGATTGTATGAAGGCATGAAGGCATTGCATTGTGCGCCAGTGTTTTTAGTCTTTCGAGAAACTCAGGAAGAACTCAACGTTGCCTGCAATGCCTTCGCTAACAACTTTGACACGGCGAAGTTAATTCGAGAGCGCAATATCGCTTGGGAATTGTGGTTGCAAACTCTACCGATTACTACCAAACGGATGTTGCACAGTACAGATGTACTTAGTAGCGAACGCCGTCTTACCCCTGATACCCAGACAATTGCCGGATTTTTACCGCTGACTTTGCCTAAAGCGATTGATCGGCGAGGGGTGGAGTTTGTCAGCGACCGAGGCGGCAAACCGATATATATCGATCTGTTTGATGGTGGAGCAAAACGCTTACTGGTGACAGGAACTTCTGGCTCTGGAAAAAGTGTAATGGTGTGGCGCTTTGCCTTAGAAGCTGTGGCGAACAACATTCCTGTAGTGGGCATGGACATCTCCTCTGGAGGCAATAGCAGCTTCAAAACTGCTGTGCAGCTCCTCGGCGATCGGGGCGCATACTTTGATATCTCCAGAGGCAGCAGCAATTTGATGGAACCGCCGGACTTGCGTCGCTTCAAAAAGGAAGAGCAGCAACGACGCATGGAAAGCTGGAAGGAATCTATCCTTAAAGCACTGTTGGCGATCGCTATGGGTAAGGTTAACAGTCCTCACCTGGCTCAGCGGGTTGAAGCAATTTTGCGTCTCACGTTGGACGTGTTCCTGCGCGAACCGGACATTATTGACCGCTACAACAGAGCATTTGAGCAGGGGTGGAAATCTCAAGAGTGGCAGCAAATCCCCATCTTAGCTGACTTTACTCGCTACTGCACCCGCGAACGATTAAACTTGCGATCGTTTGAGGATCTAGATCGGCAGGCGATCAACCAAATTAACAGCCAGATTTCGGCGCTGTTGGTGTCTCGCTTGGGTAGAGCGATCGGCAGACCTAGCACTTTTTCACCGGAGCCAGTAGTGAAGTTTTTCGCCCTCAGCGGTCTGACAAGCGAGCAGGATGCCTACTTGATGGCAATTAGCGCTCATGCAGCGTGTATCCGAAATGCCTTGTCTCACCCCCAGAGTTTGTTCATTGGAGATGAGTTGTCAGTACTGCTTAAAAAACCTGGTTTTGCCCAGATGATCGGTGAAACTTGCGCTACAGGTCGTAAAGACGGCATTGCCGTATGTCTAATCGGACAAGACCCCGACAGTTTCTATGACTGTGCAGCAGGTCCTCAAATTATGCAAAACCTTAACTACAGGTTGACAGGGTGTATTACCTCAGCCGCTGCTTTATCTTTTCAAAAACTGCTAGGATACGACCCTGCAATTATTAGCCAAAACGCTACCGAATCCTTTTTACCGCGCCGGAGCGATCTCTTCTCCTACTGGCTGATTGAAAAGGATGGACGGTTTTGGAAAACTC